Proteins encoded together in one Triticum dicoccoides isolate Atlit2015 ecotype Zavitan chromosome 7B, WEW_v2.0, whole genome shotgun sequence window:
- the LOC119340475 gene encoding IRK-interacting protein-like produces the protein MAAEAASAPSSSSHPPAAFPATRQEIQAAIAKATELRALHAALLQGGGANAAACAAYAGAGAGAGRSPAVIRVPPAASPAFPRAAAVAEDYPVFTPAYGEEPLGGMNYIRQDNRSLSENWSGIGLDHEGAEDEVAFSDLDNHNTFSSSNSELHFSSSNEHMRNRIPRRNHHSFLHPALSADSFLKSASRGTDSAESKATTTCNTCKPATISRDPEADANAPKNLSSAVPQSNHHPSVGSRTRQKGTNVLSWLLPKSKRKTKSDMSPSTAECENMSQLLKEWGVFSVESLKKELAEANEHRDAALQEVGEMRSSLGELTSKLLSLEAYSTELKKALKKATSTKNAQSHSKRSARSVGVSRDDSLPVSQEVMVEGFLQIVSEARLSIKQFCKVLLQQVEDADNGLADKLNLLLQPYQLTLADKHSKVILYHLEALMNQAMYQDFENCTFQKNGSPRCLDLKQDLQENFASFVALRNLSWNEVLKKGTKYYCEDFSRFCDQKMSCIVSTLSWSWPWAEQLLQCFFVAAKCIWLLHLLAFSFSPPLMVLRVEENRAFDPMYMEEIQVERQRSQQNLSRVKIMAMPGFYVQDRVLKCRVICRYS, from the exons ATGGCCGCGGAGGCTGCCTCGGCCCCGTCGTCCTCCTCCCACCCGCCCGCCGCGTTCCCGGCTACgcgccaggaaatccaggcggccatcgCCAAAGCCACGGAGCTGCGCGCGCTCCACGCCGCGCTCCTGCAGGGCGGCGGCGCCAATGCCGCCGCGTGTGCCGCCTAcgctggcgccggcgccggcgctggaCGCAGCCCCGCCGTCATCCGCGTGCCGCCCGCCGCGTCGCCGGCGTTCCCCAGGGCCGCTGCCGTCGCCGAGGACTACCCCGTCTTCACCCCG GCTTATGGTGAAGAGCCTTTGGGTGGAATGAACTACATTCGCCAAGACAACCGGAGCCTATCTGAGAACTGGAGCGGAATCGGTCTAGACCATGAAGGTGCTGAAGATGAGGTGGCCTTCTCGGATCTCGACAATCACAACACCTTCTCTTCATCAAACAGCGAGCTCCATTTCTCTTCATCAAATGAGCATATGCGGAACAGAATCCCTCGTAGAAACCATCATTCCTTCCTTCATCCTGCTCTCTCCGCTGACAGTTTCCTCAAGTCGGCCAGCAGGGGAACAGATTCAGCAGAATCGAAGGCCACGACCACGTGCAACACTTGCAAGCCTGCGACAATCAGCAGGGACCCTGAAGCTGATGCCAATGCTCCGAAGAACCTCAGCAGTGCTGTGCCACAGTCGAACCACCACCCCTCTGTCGGCTCGCGTACAAGGCAAAAAGGAACAAACGTGCTCTCATGGCTGTTACCCAAGTCGAAGAGGAAGACGAAATCGGACATGTCACCGAGCACTGCCGAATGTGAGAACATGTCGCAGCTTCTCAAGGAGTGGGGGGTGTTTTCAGTAGAATCTCTGAAGAAGGAGCTTGCGGAGGCCAATGAGCATAGGGACGCTGCTCTTCAAGAAGTTGGAGAGATGAGATCATCTTTGGGAGAACTAACTAGCAAGCTGCTGAGCTTGGAAGCGTATTCCACAGAACTGAAGAAGGCTCTAAAGAAAGCAACAAGCACGAAAAACGCGCAATCTCACTCGAAGAGGTCAGCAAGGTCAGTGGGTGTCAGCAGGGACGATTCATTGCCCGTCAGCCAGGAAGTAATGGTGGAAGGGTTCTTGCAGATAGTATCGGAAGCCCGTCTCTCCATCAAACAGTTCTGCAAGGTGCTGCTCCAGCAAGTCGAAGACGCCGACAATGGGCTGGCAGATAAGCTGAACTTGCTCCTGCAGCCATATCAACTGACACTCGCCGACAAGCACTCGAAAGTGATACTGTATCATCTGGAAGCTCTCATGAACCAAGCGATGTACCAAGACTTCGAGAACTGCACGTTCCAGAAGAACGGGTCGCCCAGGTGCCTCGACCTAAAGCAGGACCTCCAGGAGAACTTCGCGTCGTTCGTCGCGCTGCGCAACCTGAGCTGGAACGAGGTCCTGAAGAAGGGCACCAAGTACTACTGCGAGGACTTCAGCCGCTTCTGCGACCAGAAGATGAGCTGCATCGTGTCCACGCTGAGCTGGTCGTGGCCGTGGGCCGAGCAGCTGCTGCAGTGCTTCTTCGTGGCCGCGAAGTGCATCTGGCTGCTCCACCTTCTGGCCTTCTCTTTCAGCCCGCCGCTGATGGTGCTGCGGGTTGAGGAGAACCGGGCCTTCGACCCGATGTACATGGAGGAGATCCAGGTCGAGAGGCAACGGTCGCAGCAGAACCTGTCTCGGGTGAAGATCATGGCGATGCCCGGGTTCTACGTCCAAGACCGGGTGCTGAAATGCAGGGTGATCTGCAGATATAGCTAG